TCTAATATAGATTTTTTCTTTAAAATAGCTATACGTGTTTCTAAATCTGGTGCTTGAACATCAGCAATAAGTCCACCTTCAAAACGAGAACAAAGTCTATCTTGTAGTTTTTCTATTTCTTTAGGTGGTCTATCACTTGATAAGATGATTTGTTTATTTGCATCTTTTAGGGCATTGAAGGTGTGGAAAAATTCTTCTTGAACACGTTCTTTATTAGCTAAAAATTGAATGTCATCAACGAGTAAAACATCTACATTGCGATATTTTTGACGAAATGCCTCAGGTTTTCCATCTTTGATGGAGTTGATTAATTCATTGATAAATTTTTCGCTAGAAATATATAAAACCCTTTTTTGCGGTTGGTTTTGTAGTATTTTATGACCGATAGCGTGCATTAAATGTGTTTTTCCTAGGCCTACTCCACCATACATGAAAAAAGGATTATAATTTTTAGCTGGATTTTCTGCAACAGCAAGTGCTGCAGCATGGGCAAAGCTATTGGAATTACCTGTAACGAAAGTATCAAAGGTATATTTTGGATTAAGCGTAGATTTATCACCAGGATTTATAGGCATTGGTGTTTCTGCCGTATCATATTGGATAGCTTCAGTTAAGGTCGGTTGTATTAAGTCGTTTGCTTTTTTCTTTGTCCGAGTGCGACGATTTCTTTGCTTGATTTGTTTGAGCTGTTGATTCATTAATTCTTTTTGAGTATCATCGTCGTTTTGTTCTTCTTGAGCTATGCTTATTGTAATTTCTACGTGATTTTGCGTTACTTCATAGCAAGAGTCTTTTAAAAATGGAAGATAGCGGCTTTTAACGCGGTCTTTAGAATAATCATTAGGTGCTAAAAGCTCTAGTCTGTCATTTGTCAATTTTATAGGTTTTAATGGTTTTATATAATTTTGACAAACGTGCTCAGCTAGAGATTGTTGAATATTTTTTAAAATTTTTTCCCAGGTCAATTGAAGCTCAAGATTGGTCATTAAAGAGGTCCTTTCTGTAAAATATAACGTTGAATTGTCCTACAATTTGGGAAAATTCATTGTTTTTCTGTAAGTAGCAATATATCCACAGGTTTAAAAACCTGTGGATAAGTGTATAAATATCTTATCAAAATGGTTATAATATATCAATAAGTATTTTGAAATCAGTTGACACGAAAAGTGCAGTAGTCTATAATTCTAATAGCTATATTTGAAATATTACAACTGTAACTGTACTGATTGTATCCAAAGTGTTGTAAAACCTTTAACTAGCTATAGTGATATAAAGCATATCTATAAAGTAAACGGAACGCTAAATTTCCTGTCTTTAGGTATGAGTGAGATTTGCAATGGCTAATATTTATTGCATCTTGCATCTAGGACAGTTATCAGTTTATCGATTGTGGTGTTTTAAGGAGGTGTAAAGATTGAAACAGACATTTCAGCCAAATACTCATTGGAAAAAGAAAACTCATGGTTTCCGTCAACGCATGAAAACTAAAGGTGGTCGCCTTGTTTTAAAAAGAAGACGTGCTAGAGGAAGACATAAGTTATCCGCATAATAACAGGTCACTACGGTGGCCTCTTTTTCCTTTTACCTTGTATTTGTTTTGTGGGGATAATATGAAATATACTTTGCCAAAGAAAATGGTAGTAAAACAAAATAGTGATTTTCAGAAAATTTATCGAAATGGCCGTTCTCTAGCAAATAGGAATTTGGTCGTTTATTTTTGCAAAGCATTTCATCCATCCTATCGTGTGGCTTTTGCAGCTGGAAAAAAATTGGGAAATGCTGTTACGAGAAATCGAGTAAAAAGATTACTTAGAGAAGCATATAGACTACATCGTCACGAAATTGATGAGAATTATTGTTTATTGCTTGTTGGCAGAGCCGCAGCTGTGGATATTTCATCCACAGAGATGGAAAAGTCATTTTATTCATTATGCCAACGTGCAAATGTTTTGAGAAAAGAAGATGAACAAAAGTGAAGCGGATTTTCATTGTGTTGATTGTGTTTTATCGTAATTTTATATCACCTTTGAAACCGCCTTGCTGTCGTTATATTCCAACATGTTCGGAATATGCGTTAATTGCTATAGAAAAATACGGAGCGTACAAAGGTGGTTGGATGGCGTTTAAGAGAATAATGCGCTGTCATCCTTTTCATAAAGGTGGGTACGACCCGGTTAAATAGATTTTAATATTAGTTTTGATTTTTTAGATATAAAATTTAGGATGTGATGAATTGGACTTTCTTTCTTCTATTTTTAATCCTTTAGTGCAAGCTTTGGAATTTATTTTAGGTTTTATTCATGATATTTTTAGTGTTGTAGGAATAGAATCTTACGGTATAGCGATAATTGTATTAACAGTTATCATTAAGATGATTTTTTATCCACTTACTGTAAAACAGGTTAAATCCATGAAGGCAATGCAAGAATTGCAGCCTAAAATGAAAAAATTACAAGAAAAATATAAGAATGACCCGAAACGTTTACAGTTAGAAATGGGCAATTTATATAAAACAGCTGGTGTAAATCCTTTAGCAGGATGTTTGCCTTTACTTGTACAAATGCCATTTTTAATGGGTATGTTCTATGCTTTACAAAGTCTTGATTATGGTGGAGATCCGACTTTTTTATGGATTAAAAATTTGTCTAATCCAGACCCATTTTATATATTGCCTGTCTTATCAGCTTTAAGTACTTTTATAGTACAAAAACAGACAGCATCTTCATCAGGCTCAGCACAGATGCAAATGCAGATGAAGATTATGTCTATTGTAATGCCTTTATTCATCGGTTGGATCAGTTGTAACTTTGCTGCTGGATTGGTAATATACTGGATTGTTAATAACGTTATGCAGATATTACAGCAGTGGTGGATGTACAGACATGAAGATACGACTGCGAAAAAGGAGTAATCGTTGATGGCAAGAGTCATTGAAGTAACTGGTAAAGATATCGAAGAGGCAAAAAAAGCTGCTCTTTTACAGTTAAATTTACCAGAAGAGCGTGTAATTTTTGAAGTCTTAGAAGAACCATCAAAAGGGTTTTTTGGTATTATTGGTACAAAAGAAGCTAAAATAAGAGCAACAGAAAAAGAATTTACACCACTTGAAAAAGGACAGGAATTTTTAAAAAGTGTGTTTAAGGCAATGCATAAAGATATTGCCATTGAATGTGTAGAAGAAGATATAAATTATAAATTCAATCTCATCGGTGATGATTTAGGTGTTCTTATCGGTAAACATGGCCAAACTCTTGATTCATTGCAGTATTTAACAAATATGGCAGCTAATAAAAATGTTATGGGCGCTAGAGTTCGCATCGTTTTAGATGTGGAAAATTATCGTAGTCGCCGTGAAGAAACTTTATGTCAATTAGCACAAAAATTGGCTGCTAGAGCGCGTAAATACAGAAACAAGGTTGTACTTGAACCGATGAATCGTCATGAACGAAAAATAATTCATATGGCTCTTCAAGATTATGCAGATATTATCACATACAGCGAAGGTGTAGAACCACATCGCAAAATTGTAGTAGATATTAAGCATAATAAAAATGAAGATTTGTTAATTAAATAAATGATTTGTTAAGCTGTGAAAGGGCTGTTTCCAATCTGTTATTATTTGGGGCAGTCCTTTTGTGTCTGATTGGAGAGATTTTTGATGAAAGATTTTGCAGATAATGATACAATTGCAGCAATAGCGACACCTCCAGGTGAAGGTGGTATCGGCATTGTTCGCATAAGTGGAGAAAATGCTGGTTTTGTTGCAGATAAATTTTTTAAACCTGTAAAAAAAGGTTTTTCTGTAATAGATTTTAAAACGCACCAAGCTGTTTATGGAAAAGTAATCGATGATGTAGGCAATGTCATTGATGAAGCGTTATGTATAGCTATGTGGGCACCAAACTCTTATACAAAAGAAAATGTCGTAGAAATACAAAGCCATGGCGGAAGTTTGGTAGTACATCGCATTTTAGAATTGGCATTGAGTCATGGCGCAAGAATGGCTGAACCGGGCGAATTTACTAAAAGAGCTTTTTTAAATGGTAGATTGGATTTATCGCAAGCTCAATCAGTCATGGATATCATTCAAGCTAGAACAGATGCTTCACTTCGCATGGCTGCTGGTCATTTACAGGGTGCTTTTTCAGAAGAGATAAAATCCATGCGTCATGATATCTTGGAAATAATTGCTCATTTAGAAGCATCAATAGATTTTCCTGAAGATGATATTGAAGATGTGGCAAAACAAGAAGCTGAAGAAAAAATTTGTAAGATAAAAGACCGCATAGATGAGATTTTAAAGACATTCCATACAGGGAGAATTTTGCGAGAAGGGCTTATGACAGCTATTATTGGTAAGCCTAATGTAGGGAAATCCAGTTTATTAAATGCTCTATTGCGAGAAGAAAGAGCTATAGTAACAGATATTCCAGGAACGACGCGCGATAGCTTAGAGGAATATGCTAATATTAAAGGTGTACCACTTAGAATAATAGACACAGCAGGTATTCGCGAAACGCAGGATAAAGTTGAACAAATCGGTGTGGAAAAATCTGTATCATATTTGCAAAGAGCTGATTTGATTTTAGCGTTATTTGATATCTCTCGACCGTTATCTACAGAAGATGAAGAAATCATAAATATGCTTGAAGGCAAAAAGGGTATCATTTTATTGACTAAAAAGGATTTGCCAAAAGAAATTGATGTAGATGATTTAAAAGATAAACTACATGGTGATTTTAAATATATTTATATCTCTACGTTAAATAAAGAAGGATTAAAGGATTTAGAAGATGAGATTGTCAGCCGTGTTTATAGTGGTAATAGTGGACAAGCAGAAGGCTGTTTTGTAAGCAATTTAAGACAAGCTGAAGCACTTAAAGCTGCTAAAAAACATTTAGAAGAATGTTTAAATACGATAAAAATGGACATGGCAGAAGACTTTATTGTCATAGATGTGCGTTCTGCTTGGGAAAAATTGGGTGAAATAACAGGTGATACAGTCGATGAAGATATTATCGACCAGATTTTTAGCCAGTTCTGTATTGGAAAATAAAGGATTGAAGATTGGAGGAGAAATCTTTGTTTATTGCGGGAAATTATGATGTAATTGTCATTGGTGCTGGTCATGCTGGCGTAGAAGCAGCTCTTGCTAGTGCTAGGATGGGTTGTCAAACACTTCTTACAACACTTAATATGGATAATATTGCCATGATGCCATGCAATCCATCAGTCGGTGGTCCAGCTAAAGGTCATTTAGTGCGTGAAATTGATGCTTTAGGTGGAGAAATGGGTGTAAATGCGGATAAAACTTGTATTCAGTATCGCATGTTAAATACAGGTAAAGGTCCAGCTGTTCAGGCTTTGCGTGCTCAAGCAGATAAAAAACTGTATCAGCATATGATGAAGAAAACGTGTGAACTTCAAGAAAATCTCGATGTTAAACAATTATTGATAGATGAAATCTTGTTTGAAAATGATGCTGTTACAGGTGTCGTCGTAGAAACAGGTGAAGTTTATACATGCAAGGCTGTTGTATTAGCTTCAGGAACGTATTTAAAAGGCAGAATTATCATCGGTGAAAATACTTATGCAGGTGGTCCAAATGGACAGCGTGCAGCCGTAAAACTTTCTGATTGCTTGAAAAAAGCAGGCATAGAAATAATGCGCTTTAAAACTGGAACACCAGCACGTGTTGACCGTCGCAGTTTAGATTTTTCTAAGATGATTATTCAGCCTGGTGATGATGAAGTACACAATTTTTCTTTTATGAGCGATGTGAAAACGCGCGAACAAGTGCCATGTTGGCTCACATATACAAATGAACAGACGCATAAAATAATCCGCGACAATATTGAGCGCGCTCCAATGGCTAATGGTATTATAAAGGGAATTGGACCGAGATATTGCCCTTCTATTGAAACGAAAATCGTGCGTTTCCCTGATAAACAGCGCCATCAATTATTCATTGAACCAGAAGGTTTAGATACAGAAGAAATGTACGTTCAAGGCATGTCAACGAGTATGCCGATTGATGTTCAAATGGAATTTTTGCGCACTATACCGGGACTTGAACATGTAAAAATCATGCGTCCTGGTTATGCCATTGAATATGATTGCATCAATCCATTACAATTAAAACCATCTTTGGAATTTAAAAAGATAAGTGGTTTCTTTTCCGCAGGACAGACAAATGGTACATCTGGTTATGAAGAAGCAGCAGCACAAGGTATTATAGCTGGTATTAATGCAGCACTTAAAATCCAAGGCAAAGAGCCTCTTATTTTAAAACGTTCTGAAGCATATATCGGTGTATTGATAGATGATTTAGTAACTAAAGGAACGAATGAACCGTATCGTATAATGACTTCTCGTGCAGAATATCGTTTACTTTTGCGCCAAGATAATGCTGATTTGCGTTTGACGGAAAAAGGCAGAGCTATAGGCTTAGTATCAGATGAACGATATGCGCGCTTTGTAAAACGTCGTGATGATATAAAACAAGCTATTGCACTTTTAAATGAAATCAAGATTTATCCAAATAAAGAAACTTTAGCTAAGATGCAAGAGTTGGAATTAGGCTCTATTCACAACACTGCTACAGCAGCTGATTTATTAAAACGCAGTGGTATAACGTATGATAGATTAGCACAACTTATTGAGCTTCCAGAACTCGCTGATGATGTAAAAAAACAAGTAGAAATTTCCATAGTGTATGAAGGCTATATTAAAAAACAGCTGGAACAAGTAGAACGCATGGAAAAATTAGAGTCAAAATTACTGCCTGCTGATATCGATTATGATGAAGTATCTAGTCTGCGCGATGAAGCACGTGAAAAACTCAGCAAAATAAGACCAATATCCATTGGACAAGCAAGTCGTATTTCAGGCGTATCACCAGCTGATATATCTGTACTGCTCGTTTATCTTGAACAGCATCGTCGACAGGAGGAACATCAATGAATTTTGTAGATGAATTGAAGATAGCTGCAACAGAATACGGTTTAAACTTAACAGAAGACCAAATAAGCGCTTTTAATAAGTATTATGAGCTTCTTTATGAATGGAATAAAAAAATCAATTTGACGGCTATTACGGAGCCTAAAGACGTAGCGATAAAACACATGGTAGATTCACTTAGCTGTTTTAAAGCTGATTTATTTAAAGAAAATACTTCTTTAATCGATGTTGGAACAGGTGCAGGTTTTCCAGGTTTGCCACTTAAAATTTTTTATCCATCACTTAAATTGACATTATTAGATTCACTTAATAAACGCGTGAAATTCTTACAATTAGTTGTAGATGAATTGGGTTTAAAAGATGTTGAGGTAATTCATGCTAGAAGTGAAGAAGCTGCTCGCAATAAGAAATATCGTGAGAAATTTGATTTAGCGACAGCTAGAGCTGTAGCTAGATTGCCGATTATCTGTGAATATTGCCTACCATTTGTCAAAGATGGTGGAACATTTATTGCATTAAAAGGTCGTCAATATGAAGAAGAAGCAGCGCAAGCACAAAAGGCTATAAAGGTATTAGGCGGAGAGATTTCAGATATAATGCCTGTTAAATTGCCGGAAATCGATGACAAACGTGCTGTAATTTATATAAAAAAAATAAAATCTACACCGAAAACATATCCACGCAAAGCAGGAACACCAGAACGCAATCCGATTGTATAAATATAAAAAAGGAAGCTATCTAAAATTAAAGGTAGCTTCTTTTAGTTTATCGTAAAAGATAATTATAATATATTGAAAATATGATAATGATAAATTAAATATACATAGAAATAAAATACAGGAGATGTTTTTGTGCAAAGAGATAGTTTAGTTTTTCAAAAAAATTTATTGATTGCGATTGTAGTATTATTTTGGTTCGCTCAATATGTATATGTGCCATTTCAAACGCCATATTTAATCGGTATGCAGGTATCTTCTAGTATGGTTGGGATAATCATAGGTATTTATGGCTTCTCGCAAATGGCACTTAGAATGCCAATCGGTATCATGGCAGATAAAAACGGTCATCATAAGTTTTTTATCATTGTAGGAGTAGCATCTTCTGCTTTAGCTTCAATTTTTCGCATACTGCTTTCGCCAGAGATTGGTTTTTTTATTGGCAATATTTTATCTGGTTTAGCTTCCGCAATGTGGATATCCTTCATGGTTTTATACGCAAGTTATTTTACGAAAGAAAATCTACAAAAAGCAATGGGACTTATAATTGCGGCAAATAATATTGGGGTTTTAGGCGGATTTGTCATAAGTACATTGCTTTATAATTATTTAGGCATGAATTTTTTATGTCTATTGAGTGTTTGCAGTGGCGTTCCAGCGATATTGCTTTCATTTTTAATAAAAGAAACGAGAAGTGAAGCGACGACTTTAAAAGTGAGTTCATTGATAAAGGTCTATGTAGATAAGAGATTGATTTTCTTTGCATTAATCGCTTTGGTGCAGCAAGGAATACTAATGGCTACGTGTATGAGTTTTACTACGCAAGTAGCACATGAATTAAATGCCACATCAATACAAATCGGTTTATTGTCTATTGTATATATCGTATCAGCTGTAATTTTTTCATATTTTTCAGCTTCTGTTTTTGCGCAGCGGTACAGTTCTAAATTTTGGATTGCAACGATAATGTTTTGTTTAGCTATCTATTGTTTTATTGTACCGAATGTGCAGTCACCTAATTTATTAATTTTGGCGCAAATTTTAGCTGGTATGTCAACAGGTATAATATTTTCTTTTGCAACATCTGAAGCTATGAAAAATGTGCCAGTAGAAAAGCGTTCGACGGCGATGGGATATTATCAAGCTATTTATGCTGTAGGAATGACAGTTGTGCCGATGTTTTCAGGTATTATCTCAGAAAGTTATGGCTTAGATATGGCTTTTTATATTGAAGGGACAGTTGCAGTTTTAGCTACATTAGCAGTGATAGTATTATTTCATCAAAAAAAATGATTTACTATGTTTATAAAAAACTATTTTCTATATAATATATTTAAACGGAATATATTGCTTAGGAGATTGAGAATATAAGATGCATGAACGAAAAAGCATTTTTACACGGTATTTTTTTATATCTATAGGTTGTTTAAGTTTTATTTTGGGAACAGTTGGTATTATTTTGCCAATATTGCCGACCGTTCCTTTTTATATGTTAACTGTATTTTGTTTTGCTAAAGGCTCAGAAAAGTTAGAACGTTGGTTTAAGGGTACAGATTTATATAAAAATCATTTAGAGATTTTTGAACAAAAAAGACAGATGCGTGTAGATACAAAATTAAAGATTATATCTACAGTTACAATATTGATGGCTGGTGCAATATACTTAATGCCAAAAGGATTAATTGTTGGGTATATTGTAATTGGTTTAATATGGTTTATACATGTATTTTATTTCATTTTTAGTGTAAAAAATGCAAAATAAAAAATAGATAACACCTTATACAAGGTGTTATCTATTTTTTATTATTTAGCTTTAGCAAGTAAAAAAACGGTGCTTAAAATAAAGGTAGCTCCAATTAATTCTATAAAAGAAAAAGATACGTTTAAAAATATAACTGATAAAATAATAGAACAAAGTGGTTCTCCAACGGTTAAAATGCTGGCTTGTGTAGCTGGTAAATAATCAAGACTTTTCAAGTAAAAGCAAAAAGCAATGACAGTGCCAAATAATATCATGCCTAAAATGGCACTTAATGTATAAATCGTTATTTCACCAGGAATTTCTAATGGATTATTAAAACAAGATATGAATATTCCACCAAAGAGCATACTCCATCCCATGACATTCGTTGGTGAGTATTTGGCTAACATCTTACGTGGTTGTAATGTATAAAATACACAGCAAAGAGCAGATGTAATACCGGCAACTAGTGCCATTGGAGAAAGAACAATAGAAGAAAAATCCCCTTTAGTAACGATGCAGATTGTACCAGTGATAGCAAATAAAATGCAGATTAATTCAACACCAGAAGGTCGTTTATGTTTAATGATTAATGTGTAAAGCATTATGAAAACAGGTAATAAGAAGACTAAAATTGTTGCAGTCGGTGCATTGCTGTATTTTATAGCTATATAAAAGCCGTATTGTGAACCGAGCATACCGATTATACCAAGTAAAATAAGTCCAACTAGATTGTGCTTTAAAATTTTAAATATATTTTTTTCGTAAAAAAAATAAGTGGCAATTAGAAGAATTAAACCGCTAGCAAGCAATCTTGTATTAACGAGCCATTCAGGTGTGAACTGTTTTTGGCTGATTAAATATTGGACAAGAATGCCTACAAGTCCCCACATAGCAGTGGCAGATAGTACCATTAAAACGCCTTTTAAATGAGTGTTCATTTAATATCTCCTTTGTTTTTCCTATAGTTAATATTTTGGTATAATAAAATTAATACATAATTATGAATGAAAGAGGTGTTAAGCAATATGGAAATTTTTCACAATGATTGGGCGCAATATTTGAATTCAGAATTAAAAGAGCCGTATTATTTACAGTTGCGACAATTTTTGATTAATGAGTATAAAACACAGCAAATTTTTCCGGACATGTATGATATTTTTAATGCACTACATTACACAAGCTACCATGATACAAAAGTCGTAATCTTAGGACAAGACCCATATCATGGAGATGGACAGGCACATGGCTTGAGTTTTTCTGTAAAACCAGGCATAAAACCGCCACCATCTTTAGTTAATATTTTTAAAGAATTACATGATGATTTGGGCTGTTTTGTGCCTAATAATGGCTGTTTAAAACCATGGACAGAGCAAGGTGTTTTGCTTTTAAACACTGTACTGACAGTGCGTGCTCACCAAGCAAATTCACATCGCAATATGGGTTGGGAGCATTTTACTGATAAGATTATTGAGCTTTTAAATGAAAGAGAAAAACCGATTGCTTTTATTTTATGGGGTGCACCGGCTCGTCGTAAGAAGAAAATGATAACAAATCCGAAACATTTTATAGTAGAGTCAGCACATCCAAGCCCACTTTCAGCTTATAATGGATTTTTTGGCAGTAGACCATTTTCTAAGGTAAATAAGTTCTTGGAAAGTGTTGGCGAAAAACCAATTGATTGGCAGATACCAAATATTTGATATTTAAAGCAATTTTTGCATATCTAATGGTAATTGGCTTTCAATCGTTATTTCTTTATGTGTAAATGGATGAATGAATTGCAATTTATAGGCATGTAAGGCATGGCGTGAAATAAGGTTTCGTTTTCCTCCATATAAATCATCACCTAATAATGGATGGTTTAGATAAGACATGTGTACACGAATTTGATGGGTGCGACCTGTTTCAAGATTTAGTTCTATTAAAGAGTAATCGTCATATGTTTTTATAGTGCGATAATGTGTTATGGCATTTTTGCCGTTTTTATCCACTCGGTGCAAGATTATGCTGTTTAAAGAGCGCCCAATTGGTTCATCTATGGTGCCATTAGGCATTGTTAATTTCCCATGGACGAGGGCTAAATAATATCTTTTTAATAATTGATGATTATTGCCGAGCAAATGTTGTATCTGTCCAACTTTAGCAAAGACGACCAATCCTGAAGTATTGCGGTCTAAGCGATATAACGGGTGACAGCCTATTTGTTGATTTGTCTGTTGATAATGATACATCACAGCATTTGCTAATGTATTTTCAGCTTCAAATGTCAAAGGATGAGTTAATATACCGGCTGGTTTATCAGCGATTAATAAATAATCATCTTCGTAGCAAATGGTGAGCGGTAAATTGACGGGCAAGACATTTGACTGTTCTACAATGCGATATTCAATTATATCGCCTGGTTTTACAATAGCGCGAGTTGGTCGTATTTTTTGTCCATTTAAGAAAAATTCATCTTGTTTTTTTATTTTTTTCCAAAGAGAAGATGAAATATTTTCATGTCGTTTTAAATAATCTTTGGCGGATTGTTCTTTGACATTATTTTTTACGATGTATTTTAGCATAATTCTCCTTATTGTTATTTATTAACATCTTTTACTTTTTGATACGCTGTGTAAATGGCTGTAATCATTCCTAAAATGATACCGATTAATGTGCATACAGGTGTTGTGTTAAAATATAAATCAGCTTTACGGCCAATGAAAATGCATATCCCTATTGTTATAACGAAATGAAAACCTATGCCACTTACAAAAGAAAAAGTTTCCCAAGTTGATTTTGGTTTTTTCATAATGAAAATCACCTCATTTAGATAAAATATACTTTGAAAAGGTTGTGATGATATGTTAAAAAGAGTAATTTATTTAGTAGCTGTTTTATGGATTATGATGCTTTGTACAGCTTTTGCTGAAGAGCAAAAAACAGACAAAGATGCTGGCTGGGAAGTAATTGATATAGGACCAGCAGAAAATTATGAGTATGCTTTCAACACATTGACGATTAAATATGATAGAAATAAAGATGGTTCCATCAATAAGAATATCATTGTTTACGAAGAACGGAAAATGAATGTGATGATAGCCTCTAATGAGTATAAATATTATACAATTACTGATTGTAAATTGAATAAAGACTTACAGTCAATCTTATTTGGTGATGAAAAATTTTATACAAGAGAAGGCAAATATCGTTGGACTGATAAGCCTGCTTATTTAGCATGGATTACAGTAAGACCGGAAACAATCGGTGGAGATAGATTTATTGCTCTTGTAACGTATGCTGCTCAACATGATGTAGAACTGGAAGCTCGCTCTTAATATTAAATTATGGCAGATAAAAACCGCAACATTTATCAATGTTGCGGTTTTTGTTTATTTATTTAAAACAAATTTTTCAATAGCTTTAGCTACACCATCATTATCATTTGTATCTGTAACATAATCGGCAATAGCTTTAACTTTATCAATACCGTTTTCCATAGCTACACCAAGACCAGCAGCTTTTATCATGGTATAATCATTGCCTTGGTCACCACATGCCATAGTTTCAGATTGTTTGATATTTAAATAATCAGCAAGTTGTAATAAACCAACGCCTTTATCTACACCTTTATTTGTGATTTCTAAAAAGAACGGAGCACTTTTAAATACATTATAACGTTCTTTAACCCAATTAGGTAAATTAGCAATAGCTTTATCCAAAATTTCTGGTGGGTCAATAAACATTACTTTTATGATGTCATCTTCATCTGTAATATCTGTTAAAGGATTGATGATGTTGATATCGAGTTTATTGATGCTAGCTTCGTATTCTGTATATTGACTAGTTTCATTAGTCACTAATCCATGTTTAGTAGAAAAAGCTTGGCAG
The window above is part of the Megamonas hypermegale genome. Proteins encoded here:
- the dnaA gene encoding chromosomal replication initiator protein DnaA, which encodes MTNLELQLTWEKILKNIQQSLAEHVCQNYIKPLKPIKLTNDRLELLAPNDYSKDRVKSRYLPFLKDSCYEVTQNHVEITISIAQEEQNDDDTQKELMNQQLKQIKQRNRRTRTKKKANDLIQPTLTEAIQYDTAETPMPINPGDKSTLNPKYTFDTFVTGNSNSFAHAAALAVAENPAKNYNPFFMYGGVGLGKTHLMHAIGHKILQNQPQKRVLYISSEKFINELINSIKDGKPEAFRQKYRNVDVLLVDDIQFLANKERVQEEFFHTFNALKDANKQIILSSDRPPKEIEKLQDRLCSRFEGGLIADVQAPDLETRIAILKKKSILENYNVPDDVMAYIASHIDNNVRELEGALTQVVARASLCHYPITNQFAMNVLQHIAIKNPPKQNTKIININSIQETVANYFKITIADLNGKKRNRSIAFPRQIAMYLCRELTSSSLPRIGKTFGGRDHTTVMHACDKIKKQYMENTEIAKTINKLREQINHA
- the rpmH gene encoding 50S ribosomal protein L34, with protein sequence MKQTFQPNTHWKKKTHGFRQRMKTKGGRLVLKRRRARGRHKLSA
- the rnpA gene encoding ribonuclease P protein component, with the protein product MKYTLPKKMVVKQNSDFQKIYRNGRSLANRNLVVYFCKAFHPSYRVAFAAGKKLGNAVTRNRVKRLLREAYRLHRHEIDENYCLLLVGRAAAVDISSTEMEKSFYSLCQRANVLRKEDEQK
- the yidD gene encoding membrane protein insertion efficiency factor YidD, whose amino-acid sequence is MKRIFIVLIVFYRNFISPLKPPCCRYIPTCSEYALIAIEKYGAYKGGWMAFKRIMRCHPFHKGGYDPVK
- a CDS encoding YidC/Oxa1 family membrane protein insertase, whose amino-acid sequence is MDFLSSIFNPLVQALEFILGFIHDIFSVVGIESYGIAIIVLTVIIKMIFYPLTVKQVKSMKAMQELQPKMKKLQEKYKNDPKRLQLEMGNLYKTAGVNPLAGCLPLLVQMPFLMGMFYALQSLDYGGDPTFLWIKNLSNPDPFYILPVLSALSTFIVQKQTASSSGSAQMQMQMKIMSIVMPLFIGWISCNFAAGLVIYWIVNNVMQILQQWWMYRHEDTTAKKE
- the jag gene encoding RNA-binding cell elongation regulator Jag/EloR, producing the protein MARVIEVTGKDIEEAKKAALLQLNLPEERVIFEVLEEPSKGFFGIIGTKEAKIRATEKEFTPLEKGQEFLKSVFKAMHKDIAIECVEEDINYKFNLIGDDLGVLIGKHGQTLDSLQYLTNMAANKNVMGARVRIVLDVENYRSRREETLCQLAQKLAARARKYRNKVVLEPMNRHERKIIHMALQDYADIITYSEGVEPHRKIVVDIKHNKNEDLLIK
- the mnmE gene encoding tRNA uridine-5-carboxymethylaminomethyl(34) synthesis GTPase MnmE codes for the protein MKDFADNDTIAAIATPPGEGGIGIVRISGENAGFVADKFFKPVKKGFSVIDFKTHQAVYGKVIDDVGNVIDEALCIAMWAPNSYTKENVVEIQSHGGSLVVHRILELALSHGARMAEPGEFTKRAFLNGRLDLSQAQSVMDIIQARTDASLRMAAGHLQGAFSEEIKSMRHDILEIIAHLEASIDFPEDDIEDVAKQEAEEKICKIKDRIDEILKTFHTGRILREGLMTAIIGKPNVGKSSLLNALLREERAIVTDIPGTTRDSLEEYANIKGVPLRIIDTAGIRETQDKVEQIGVEKSVSYLQRADLILALFDISRPLSTEDEEIINMLEGKKGIILLTKKDLPKEIDVDDLKDKLHGDFKYIYISTLNKEGLKDLEDEIVSRVYSGNSGQAEGCFVSNLRQAEALKAAKKHLEECLNTIKMDMAEDFIVIDVRSAWEKLGEITGDTVDEDIIDQIFSQFCIGK